The genomic window TCCCATTGCCAATCACACCCGCTACACTGGGATAACCAGCACTTGCACCCACTAAAAACAGGTTAGGTAATTCTGTTGTGTATCCGATGCGATTTAATCCTACTTGTTTGGGTACTAATTTCGCACCGTAAATATTACCTTCGGGTTGTCCTAGATAATATTCGCTGGTGGTAGGTGTACCGTAAACCTTCATGCGCGTGTAATTGTCTATATCAGGAATTAAATCCCTGACACTGTGCATAATTTGTTGGTAAATTTCTCGCTTTTTGGCTTTGTAAGCTTGTGAGTCGGTTTTGTGCAGATGTTCAAAAGGTGCATAAGGGCAAACCGTGGCAATTTCTAGAATATGATGTCCTTCTGGAGCAATTCCCGGTTCATTAGATTTTATGGTGGGACAAGAAAGGAAAATCCACGGTTGGCTAAAGTCACCTTGTAATTGTTGCTGATATTCTCTATTTAAGTTGCCTGTAGGATAGTACCAAGTATTCCAATTACCAATGCCATAACGTTCTGGTTCAAAGCGGCTATCTAAACCCAGGTAGATATTAAAAGCACTAGCTGAATATTCATAGTCAGTCAACCGCCGACGTTCTTTATGGCTGATGGCTTCATTGTCGTGCATCAACTCTACTGTTAATTTAGGGTCAAGGTCGCTAATATAAGCCTTGGTAGCACTATAGATTTTGCCATCAGCCAATATACTATGGACACTACCGTTACTAACTTGGATATGGTTAACGGTGGTAGCATAGGCAATTACACCACCACCTGCGGTAATGGTATCAACAATGGTGTCTACAAAGTGCTTAAAGTGATGTTTGGGATAATAAGCACCTTGGGAATAGTCCCAAACTAGGGAAGTATGGGTAAGAAGGGCAATTTCTTGGGGTGGTAGTGCGTAGTCTCCACTTTGTCCCGCTAGGATTGCTTGTAATTTAGGTGATAAGCCGACATGGTTATATAAATCTTGTAGAGTCCAACTGCGCTTGCGAAAGAGATTAAAATATTTAGGCAACTTTAACCAGTCAGACCATTTTTGATCATACCAATGCACTTCTTGCCCTAAGCTGCGAATTTCTTGGTGGAGTTGCTGAATTTCATCACAGTAGCGGTTGATAGCATTAGCTTCTTCCGGGAAGGTAGAAAGCAATCGGTAACGCAGACTTTCCCACCCTAGGGGAATTCTAAAATCTGCCTCTGGTGTGATGACGCGATCTATGCAGTCTGGATTTAGACTGTTAAAGGGTACATCTCGATTAATGTAGTTGAGAAATTGTGCGATCGCCTGACCATGACCACATTGAGAAATATAATGGACATCAGCACAAAAACTATATTCGCCATAATCAAAAGTGTGGCAGCAACCCCCAGGTAAATAGTGTTTTTCTAAAACGGCTACGTTATATCCTTGACGTGTTAAGCAAGCGGCTGTTGCTAATCCACCTAATCCAGCACCTAAAATTACATAATCAAAGATTTCCATGTTACCCTCCTCTGGTAATCTTGATTGCTCTTGATTTCAGTGGTCTGATTTTTATTAAATACTTGCAAATGTTGAGTTTTGCAAAACCTCAACCCAACTTAGTATGTAGTTACCCTGCAATTCTATAAG from Nostoc sp. UHCC 0870 includes these protein-coding regions:
- a CDS encoding phytoene desaturase family protein, whose translation is MEIFDYVILGAGLGGLATAACLTRQGYNVAVLEKHYLPGGCCHTFDYGEYSFCADVHYISQCGHGQAIAQFLNYINRDVPFNSLNPDCIDRVITPEADFRIPLGWESLRYRLLSTFPEEANAINRYCDEIQQLHQEIRSLGQEVHWYDQKWSDWLKLPKYFNLFRKRSWTLQDLYNHVGLSPKLQAILAGQSGDYALPPQEIALLTHTSLVWDYSQGAYYPKHHFKHFVDTIVDTITAGGGVIAYATTVNHIQVSNGSVHSILADGKIYSATKAYISDLDPKLTVELMHDNEAISHKERRRLTDYEYSASAFNIYLGLDSRFEPERYGIGNWNTWYYPTGNLNREYQQQLQGDFSQPWIFLSCPTIKSNEPGIAPEGHHILEIATVCPYAPFEHLHKTDSQAYKAKKREIYQQIMHSVRDLIPDIDNYTRMKVYGTPTTSEYYLGQPEGNIYGAKLVPKQVGLNRIGYTTELPNLFLVGASAGYPSVAGVIGNGMDVVELLTGESVRRKVTTRQPLVAAG